The Arthrobacter burdickii genome window below encodes:
- a CDS encoding GAF and ANTAR domain-containing protein codes for MTEQELLSDVNDELFSLLTETAGIQEFLDGFAVAAAHRLSGEHSASCAITLVRRKRAGTLAASDAIARTADEFQNRFQEGPCLEAAVTQHSVYCSDTLVDSRWPGYLKRLDTGRIRSIVAVPFALEDSGHAALNLYSAQPDSFSPATIRAAEALAETASSSLRFAIRAASLDDEAHNLEAALASRQTINTAVGIIMFQNKCSQAEALAILQRASSSRNMKLRLVAEHVVASIAPLGDGSRTSVLNRPEPS; via the coding sequence GTGACTGAGCAGGAACTACTGAGCGACGTCAATGACGAGCTGTTCTCCCTCCTGACCGAAACGGCGGGCATCCAGGAGTTCCTCGACGGGTTCGCCGTGGCGGCCGCCCACCGGCTCTCCGGGGAGCATTCGGCGTCCTGTGCCATCACCCTGGTCCGGCGGAAGAGGGCCGGCACGCTGGCGGCAAGCGACGCGATCGCCCGCACGGCGGACGAGTTCCAGAACCGCTTCCAGGAGGGCCCGTGCCTCGAAGCCGCCGTGACCCAGCACTCCGTGTACTGTTCCGACACCCTGGTGGATTCGCGGTGGCCCGGTTACCTCAAGCGCCTGGACACCGGGCGGATCCGGTCGATCGTCGCCGTCCCCTTCGCCCTCGAGGACAGCGGACACGCAGCCTTGAATCTCTACTCCGCACAGCCCGACTCCTTCTCGCCGGCGACCATCAGGGCTGCGGAAGCGCTCGCAGAGACCGCGTCCTCGTCCCTCAGGTTCGCCATCAGGGCAGCGTCGCTGGACGATGAAGCGCACAACCTCGAAGCTGCACTGGCCTCGCGGCAGACCATCAACACAGCCGTCGGGATCATCATGTTCCAGAACAAGTGTTCGCAGGCCGAGGCTCTCGCGATCCTGCAGCGCGCATCCAGCAGCAGGAACATGAAGCTGCGGTTGGTCGCCGAACACGTTGTGGCGTCGATCGCCCCCCTGGGAGACGGCTCTAGGACGTCCGTTCTGAACCGTCCTGAACCGTCCTGA
- a CDS encoding transposase yields MDLVEQAAALYALPLDRFTEERNAAAKKATQDGDKELAATLRKLPKPASAAWLVNVLVDRRREEVEQVLELGASLKEAQASLDRAQLHALGQQRQRLLAAVARQSLDAAADMGHDVGPAALPGVEQTLRAALADPAAAAAVLTGRLVRTLEATGWDPVDLEGAVAGPFTPPLQGGDTTGTEDGLPDTRAGHPTTARQRRDAEARLSAAREARAAAEDAAADLLRKSQRLTVRRDGLTASLEDLEERLDALRRELADLDAEAAALDRKVSEATRSVAEAKDEEESAESDAASLDD; encoded by the coding sequence ATGGACCTGGTGGAACAGGCGGCCGCCCTCTACGCCCTGCCGCTCGATCGCTTCACGGAGGAGCGGAACGCCGCCGCGAAGAAGGCGACGCAGGATGGCGACAAGGAACTCGCCGCAACACTGCGCAAACTGCCCAAACCTGCTTCGGCCGCATGGCTCGTCAACGTGCTCGTCGACCGCCGCCGTGAGGAGGTGGAGCAGGTGCTCGAACTCGGTGCCTCCCTCAAGGAAGCGCAGGCCAGCCTCGACCGGGCGCAACTGCATGCGCTCGGCCAGCAGCGCCAGCGTCTCCTCGCCGCCGTCGCCCGTCAGTCCCTCGATGCCGCCGCAGACATGGGGCACGACGTCGGGCCCGCCGCCCTGCCGGGCGTTGAGCAGACCCTGCGGGCCGCCCTGGCCGACCCGGCGGCTGCCGCAGCAGTGCTCACGGGGAGGCTCGTCCGGACGCTCGAGGCCACCGGCTGGGATCCCGTGGACCTCGAAGGCGCCGTTGCCGGCCCCTTCACTCCCCCTCTCCAGGGCGGAGACACGACCGGGACGGAGGACGGCCTGCCGGACACCCGGGCGGGGCACCCGACGACAGCCCGTCAGCGCAGGGACGCCGAAGCACGGCTCTCCGCGGCACGGGAGGCACGCGCCGCCGCCGAGGACGCGGCGGCGGACCTGCTACGGAAGTCGCAGCGCCTCACCGTCCGGAGGGACGGGCTGACCGCTTCTCTAGAGGACCTCGAGGAGCGCCTGGATGCGCTCCGGCGGGAGCTCGCCGACCTGGACGCCGAGGCTGCAGCCCTCGACCGGAAGGTGTCCGAGGCGACCCGCTCGGTCGCTGAGGCGAAGGACGAGGAGGAATCCGCGGAATCCGACGCCGCAAGCCTCGACGACTGA
- a CDS encoding hemerythrin domain-containing protein → MYTSVADQTTDELGGPLSVLVRQKRDHVKLSALLERLRGTSGEDQAGVLLDIYRLVFPHAFAEESVLWPVLRRVLPDGGELTLEVEREHQEVNELVKKLEGLEDGSPERADVLGRLMEVLDDDVRDEEDALFPRLQSRVSRRELQVLGVLWELVRRIAPTRAHPVVARRPPGNVVAALPLSVLDRGRDVVDSALLGAPDRVVPVLHRVSSTLARASHAVELLPIMRSGEDPSTRYIARKPPFPWGTAVVSAAGAGLAVAAAWRALRRAA, encoded by the coding sequence GTGTACACCTCGGTTGCAGACCAGACCACCGACGAGCTCGGCGGACCGCTCAGCGTCCTCGTGCGGCAGAAGCGGGACCACGTGAAGCTCAGCGCGCTGCTCGAGAGGCTGCGCGGTACATCCGGCGAGGACCAGGCCGGCGTGCTGCTCGACATCTACCGCCTCGTGTTCCCGCACGCCTTCGCGGAGGAATCCGTCCTGTGGCCCGTTCTGCGCAGGGTACTGCCCGACGGCGGTGAACTCACCCTGGAGGTCGAGCGCGAGCACCAGGAAGTGAACGAACTGGTGAAGAAGCTCGAAGGACTCGAGGACGGCTCCCCGGAACGGGCGGACGTCCTCGGGCGTCTCATGGAGGTGCTCGACGACGACGTGCGCGACGAGGAAGACGCCCTGTTCCCCCGGCTCCAGTCCCGGGTCTCGCGCCGGGAACTGCAGGTGCTGGGCGTCCTCTGGGAGCTGGTACGGCGCATCGCACCCACCCGCGCCCACCCCGTCGTGGCGCGCCGCCCACCCGGGAACGTCGTCGCCGCCCTGCCGCTGTCGGTCCTCGACCGCGGCCGCGACGTCGTGGACTCCGCACTGCTCGGTGCTCCCGACCGCGTCGTCCCCGTGCTCCACCGGGTCAGCTCGACGCTGGCACGGGCGTCACACGCCGTCGAGCTGCTGCCGATCATGCGGTCCGGGGAGGACCCCTCCACGCGGTACATCGCCCGCAAGCCCCCGTTCCCCTGGGGGACCGCCGTCGTGTCCGCGGCGGGGGCCGGCCTGGCCGTGGCCGCGGCCTGGCGCGCGCTCCGCCGAGCGGCCTAG
- a CDS encoding carbohydrate ABC transporter permease, with translation MKQIRPAQRVSAIARLVTAVVVGLVMMFPLYWMVTLAFSPNADVFSRELRIWPSSWTLDNFRTIFSSFPTATWFGNSVVITAIVTVLTVTGNLLAGYAFAKLDFRGKGTLFLLVLSTMMIPVQVLMVAQFRLVTELGIYGTFWAVILPSAASAFGIFLARQFIIAIPDELIEAAKVDGAGTVRIFLQIVLPLCKPLIAVLVLLTVMYQWNDFAWPLIALKDSQLFTLPIGLLYLRGQYGADYGAIMALALVSITPIIVMFLAFQKYFVQGLARSGIR, from the coding sequence GTGAAGCAGATTCGGCCTGCCCAGCGCGTGTCCGCCATCGCCCGCCTGGTGACCGCCGTCGTCGTCGGCCTCGTCATGATGTTCCCGCTGTACTGGATGGTCACCCTCGCCTTCTCACCGAATGCGGACGTCTTCAGCCGGGAATTGCGCATCTGGCCGTCCTCGTGGACGCTCGACAACTTCCGCACCATCTTCAGCAGCTTCCCCACCGCCACGTGGTTCGGCAACTCCGTGGTCATCACCGCCATCGTCACGGTCCTCACCGTCACGGGGAACCTGCTGGCCGGCTACGCCTTCGCGAAGCTCGACTTCCGCGGCAAGGGCACCCTCTTCCTGCTGGTGCTCAGCACCATGATGATCCCCGTGCAGGTCCTGATGGTGGCGCAGTTCCGGCTCGTCACCGAACTCGGCATCTACGGAACGTTCTGGGCCGTCATCCTCCCGTCGGCGGCCTCGGCGTTCGGCATCTTCCTCGCACGGCAGTTCATCATCGCGATCCCCGACGAGCTCATCGAGGCGGCGAAGGTCGACGGGGCGGGCACCGTCCGGATCTTCCTGCAGATCGTCCTGCCGCTGTGCAAGCCCCTCATCGCGGTCCTTGTGCTGCTCACGGTGATGTACCAGTGGAACGACTTTGCGTGGCCGTTGATCGCCCTCAAGGACAGCCAGCTCTTCACGCTGCCCATCGGTCTCCTGTACCTGCGGGGACAGTACGGTGCGGACTATGGAGCCATCATGGCCCTGGCGCTGGTCTCCATCACGCCGATCATCGTCATGTTCCTCGCATTCCAGAAATACTTCGTGCAGGGTCTCGCGCGGAGCGGTATCCGCTAG
- a CDS encoding carbohydrate ABC transporter permease yields the protein MSAGTSSREESTDDTGPPPSPAITPAAAPGRASRRQRATLAAYGFLAPNLVLLGVFLFLPLAWAFLISFQESNGFGASGWVGLDNYRRLVTDPTFWRSALNTATFTLLTVPLSLALGLGLAVLMNSVLPGRRLFRTLIYLPMVISGVATALMGVLLFDEATGIINKLLRGGGLAGIPWQSQGSAAFASIILVTLWIRVGFNMVIYLAGLQGISPELYEAARLEGATSWQQFRYLTVPLVGPSTFFLLIMDVIYSFQIFDTIFVMTGGGPGRSTSVLVTYAYENGFVTRDQSYAAAIGIVIFLLTLSFTAIQWRGNRSRDTVG from the coding sequence ATGTCCGCCGGCACCTCGTCCCGCGAGGAGTCGACCGACGATACCGGGCCGCCGCCCTCCCCGGCGATCACCCCTGCAGCGGCGCCGGGGAGGGCATCCCGGCGACAGCGGGCCACCCTCGCCGCCTACGGTTTCCTGGCGCCCAATCTCGTCCTCCTCGGAGTCTTCCTGTTCCTGCCACTGGCGTGGGCCTTCCTCATCAGCTTCCAGGAGTCCAACGGATTCGGCGCCAGCGGCTGGGTGGGGCTCGACAACTACCGGCGCCTGGTCACCGACCCCACGTTCTGGCGGTCGGCGCTGAACACGGCGACCTTCACGCTTCTCACCGTCCCGCTGAGCCTGGCCCTCGGACTCGGCCTCGCCGTCCTCATGAATTCCGTGCTCCCGGGTCGGAGACTGTTCCGCACCCTCATCTACCTGCCGATGGTCATTTCGGGAGTCGCCACCGCCCTCATGGGCGTCCTCCTGTTCGACGAGGCGACCGGCATCATCAACAAGCTCCTGCGCGGGGGCGGTCTGGCGGGCATCCCCTGGCAATCCCAGGGATCCGCCGCCTTCGCCTCGATCATCCTGGTGACGCTGTGGATCCGTGTGGGCTTCAACATGGTCATCTACCTGGCCGGGTTACAGGGCATCTCGCCGGAACTCTATGAAGCTGCACGGCTCGAGGGTGCGACTTCCTGGCAGCAGTTCCGCTACCTCACGGTGCCGCTCGTAGGCCCCTCCACCTTCTTCCTGCTGATCATGGACGTCATCTACTCGTTCCAGATCTTCGACACCATCTTCGTGATGACGGGCGGAGGCCCGGGCCGATCGACGTCGGTGCTGGTCACGTACGCCTACGAGAACGGATTCGTCACGCGCGACCAGAGCTATGCTGCGGCGATCGGCATCGTGATCTTCCTGCTCACCCTCAGCTTCACGGCAATCCAATGGCGCGGCAACCGCTCGCGCGACACCGTCGGATAG